The Streptomyces vinaceus genome contains the following window.
GGCGGGGATCCGTACAGGCGGTGGAATCCGTCCGCGGCCGTGCTCATCGGCTCGCCACCTCCCGCAGCCGCGCGGCCGCGTCCTCGGGCCGCACGTCGTTCATGTAGGCCTCCATCCCGGATTCGGTGCCCGCCAGGTACTTGAGCTTGTCCGCGGTGCGGCGGACCGTGAAGAGCTCCAGGTGGAGCGCGAAGTCGGCCCGGCCCTCGCCGGCGACCGGGGCCTGGTGCCAGGCGGAGACGTACGGGGTGGGGGCGGCCGCGGCGAAGAGCCGGTCGAAGCGGCGCAGCAGCTCCAGGTAGAGGCCGGGGAACTCGGCTCGGGCCGCGTCGTCCAGGGTGGTCAGGTCTGCGGTGCGGCGGTGCGGATAGAGGTGGACCTCGTACGGCCAGCGCGCGGCGTACGGCACGAAGGCGCTCCAGTGCTCCCCTTCGAGGACGATCCGGGTGCCCTCGGCGCGTTCGGCGGCGAGCACCTCGTCGAAGAGGTTGGCGCCGGTCCGGGCCCGGTGGGCGGCGACGGTGGCGAGCATGCGGGTGGTGCGCGGGGTGATGAAGGGGAAGGCGTAGATCTGGCCGTGCGGGTGCGCGAGGGTCACGCCGATCTCGGCGCCGCGGTTCTCGAAGCAGTAGACCTGCCGGACCCCGGCGCGGGCGCCCAGTTCGGCGGTGCGGTCGGTCCACGCGGCCAGGACGAGCGCGGCACGCTCCTCGTCGAGCTCGGCGAAGGAGGTCCGGTGGTCGGGGGTGAAGCAGATGACCTCGCAGCGGCCGTTGTCGCCGGCGAGGGAGGGGAAACGGTTCTCGAAGACGACCACGTCGTAGTCGGGAGCCGGGACCTCGCTCGCGCGCCCCTCGGTGGAGGGGCACAGCGGGCAGGCGTCGACGGGCGGGTGGTAGGTGCGGCCCTGGCGGTGGGAGGCGATGACGACGGCGTCGCCGAGCAGCGGATCGCGGCGTACCTCGCAGGAGTCGGCCGACGCGTCGAGCGGGCGGGGGTCGGGGACCACGGCTCGGGCCGCGCCGTCGTCGGCATCGAAGTACAGGATCTCGCGGCCGTCGGCCAGTCGGGTGCTCGTTCGCTTCACGGGAAGAGTTTCTCTCAGTCGAGGGTGACGACGGTCGGGCGGCCGAGGTCGGGGCGGTCGCGCAGCGGCAGGTCGGCTCCCGGTCGCTCCAGTTCGAGGAGGACGATCTCGTTGCGGCCGGTCCGCCAGAGGGGGGCGGGCGCGTAGAGGGTGCGCTGCGGGCCGCGCGGGGTGTCGTAGTGGCCGAGGAGGAAGCCGTTGAGCCAGACGAGGCCGGTGCTCCAGCCGGAGACGTCCACGAATCCGTCGGCGGGGGCGCCCGGGAGGGCGTGGGTGAAGCGGTGGAAGGACGGCCGGTGCGCGTCCTCCTGGGCTTCCCCGGGTCCGGGCGACCAGTCGAGGCCGGCGAGGTCGGTGAGCGGGAGGGGCCGGATCTCCCATTCGAACAGCTGCTGGTGGCCGTGGCGGACGCCGCGCCAGATGCCCTTGCGGTCGTCGAGGAGCGGCCCGTAGTTGACCCGGCCCTGGGCCCGTACGAGTACGTCGAGCAGCACCCCGGCCTCGCCGACGGCGAGGTCCAGTCCCTCGTCGGGCCGGTTGCGGTCGAGGACGCCGAGGGGCTCGCCGTCCGCGAAGAGGTACGCGCGGTCGCCGAGGCCGTCGATCCGGACGGGCATCGCGGGGCGCGGTCCGGTGACGGTGGTGCGGTAGTGGATCATGCCGTGGGCCTGGCCCAGCTTCTCCATGGGCTCGGGCGCGGGGCGCGGGGTGGGGGCGCCGCCGAGCGCGTCGAGGTGGTCCAGGAGGGCTGCGGTTCCGGCGGGGACGGCGAGGGCGGGCGTGATGCGGGGCGGCGGCTCGGGCAGCGGGCCGTCGGGCAGGGGCACGTACTTGCCGATGACCTCGCGGAACGCGTGGAACTTGGGGGTGAGTTCGCCGGCCTCGCCGATGGGGGCGTCGTAGTCGTAGCTGGTGACGGTCGGCTGGTA
Protein-coding sequences here:
- the galT gene encoding galactose-1-phosphate uridylyltransferase, which produces MKRTSTRLADGREILYFDADDGAARAVVPDPRPLDASADSCEVRRDPLLGDAVVIASHRQGRTYHPPVDACPLCPSTEGRASEVPAPDYDVVVFENRFPSLAGDNGRCEVICFTPDHRTSFAELDEERAALVLAAWTDRTAELGARAGVRQVYCFENRGAEIGVTLAHPHGQIYAFPFITPRTTRMLATVAAHRARTGANLFDEVLAAERAEGTRIVLEGEHWSAFVPYAARWPYEVHLYPHRRTADLTTLDDAARAEFPGLYLELLRRFDRLFAAAAPTPYVSAWHQAPVAGEGRADFALHLELFTVRRTADKLKYLAGTESGMEAYMNDVRPEDAAARLREVASR
- a CDS encoding glycoside hydrolase family 35 protein, with protein sequence MLTYDQDGFRRAGRPHRIVSGALHYFRVHPDLWEDRLRRLRALGANTVDTYVPWNFHESAPGKADFTGPRDLGRFLCTAQDLGLDAIVRPGPYICAEWDFGGLPARLLAVDGLHLRCSDPRFEAEVDGWFDLVVPELLPLLASRGGPVAAVQIENEYGSYGNDTRYRAHVERALIERGVDCLLFTADGPEDAMLQGGMVPGRLATATFGARPAERLAHLRRYQRTGPLAAMEFWIGWFDHWGEDHHVRAVDDAARSLDELLASGASVNLYMAHGGTNFGFWAGANHTGSRPADPGYQPTVTSYDYDAPIGEAGELTPKFHAFREVIGKYVPLPDGPLPEPPPRITPALAVPAGTAALLDHLDALGGAPTPRPAPEPMEKLGQAHGMIHYRTTVTGPRPAMPVRIDGLGDRAYLFADGEPLGVLDRNRPDEGLDLAVGEAGVLLDVLVRAQGRVNYGPLLDDRKGIWRGVRHGHQQLFEWEIRPLPLTDLAGLDWSPGPGEAQEDAHRPSFHRFTHALPGAPADGFVDVSGWSTGLVWLNGFLLGHYDTPRGPQRTLYAPAPLWRTGRNEIVLLELERPGADLPLRDRPDLGRPTVVTLD